One Methanobacteriaceae archaeon genomic region harbors:
- a CDS encoding 50S ribosomal protein L18e, giving the protein MVRKITKTNPNITELIRNLKKKSNSEEAAIWKDVAKRLGRSTRRKAQVNLSTINRHSSDDETVLVPGKVLGSGDLNHKVQVVALGFSKSAQEKIESAGGECLDIGTAMEQNPKGSNIRILE; this is encoded by the coding sequence ATGGTAAGAAAAATTACCAAGACTAACCCTAACATTACTGAACTTATTAGGAATCTTAAGAAAAAATCCAACTCAGAAGAAGCAGCTATCTGGAAAGATGTTGCAAAAAGGCTGGGAAGATCTACTCGTAGAAAAGCTCAAGTTAACTTATCTACTATAAATAGACATTCCAGTGATGATGAAACAGTTTTAGTACCTGGAAAAGTTTTAGGAAGTGGAGATCTTAACCACAAAGTACAAGTGGTAGCTCTAGGCTTCTCTAAATCGGCCCAAGAAAAAATTGAAAGTGCAGGTGGAGAGTGCCTTGATATTGGTACCGCTATGGAACAAAATCCTAAAGGTAGCAACATCAGAATCTTAGAATAA
- a CDS encoding MEMO1 family protein, with amino-acid sequence MIRKPSVAGIFYEDDPESLKKRIEWCFKHSLGPGQIPEEGNNREIKGVLAPHAGFIYSGPVAAHSYSEIVKDGFPETFIILCPNHTGIGYGVSVAKEGVWSTPLGDVEIDTEFASELLNDSRILDSDLTAHSQEHSCEVHIPFLQYFQKEFKIVPISIWMQDLETSHEIARALINAIHKLERDVVIIASTDFTHYETQEVASRNDHYVLESIEKMDEKQMMDRISKINVTMCGYGPVATTILVSKMLNASYGKLLKYATSGDITGDFSSVVGYASAVFK; translated from the coding sequence ATGATAAGGAAACCTTCAGTGGCAGGAATTTTCTATGAAGATGATCCGGAATCTCTAAAAAAGAGAATTGAATGGTGTTTTAAACATAGTTTAGGTCCTGGACAAATTCCTGAAGAGGGTAATAATCGCGAAATTAAAGGTGTTCTTGCACCCCACGCAGGATTTATTTATTCTGGGCCTGTTGCTGCCCATTCTTATTCTGAGATTGTAAAAGACGGTTTTCCAGAAACTTTTATTATATTATGCCCTAATCACACGGGAATTGGTTATGGGGTTTCTGTTGCAAAGGAAGGAGTTTGGAGTACTCCCTTAGGTGATGTTGAAATAGATACGGAATTTGCCAGTGAATTATTGAACGATTCTCGTATTTTAGATTCTGATTTAACCGCACACTCTCAAGAACACAGCTGCGAAGTTCATATTCCTTTTTTACAATATTTCCAAAAGGAATTTAAAATTGTGCCTATATCTATTTGGATGCAGGATTTGGAAACTTCCCATGAAATTGCTAGGGCTTTAATAAATGCAATACATAAACTTGAAAGAGATGTAGTTATTATTGCCAGCACGGATTTTACTCATTATGAAACGCAGGAAGTAGCTTCTAGAAATGACCATTATGTACTGGAATCCATTGAAAAAATGGACGAAAAACAGATGATGGATAGAATTTCCAAAATTAATGTTACTATGTGTGGTTATGGTCCCGTAGCAACCACAATTTTAGTTTCCAAGATGTTAAATGCCTCTTATGGAAAACTATTGAAATATGCTACTAGTGGTGATATCACTGGTGATTTTTCGTCTGTAGTGGGATATGCTTCAGCTGTTTTTAAGTAG
- the mvk gene encoding mevalonate kinase has protein sequence MQSVASAPGKAILFGEHAVVFGKPAIAFAVDKRATITIKKGNINNTNIATFESPILNLKAELDLIEGNIKLIKGHSGIVKYVLEAVLKLHDVSPIDIILDMEMPIGAGLGSSAAVTVATLAALENYHQRDIFVSKIAKMAHEIEIKVQGSASPLDTTISAFGGIIYLSENSEVISLKSDLEDYIVIGYTSSRGNTGEMVAGVKKRRDSNPEIMDPVIDSIGKITNEAKSLLNLNQLSNEKMEALGELMNINHGLLDAIGVNTLELSDMVYIARKAGAIGSKITGAGGGGSMIALCNGNGNQVLAELRKKENAIKADFSKKGIIIHK, from the coding sequence ATGCAATCTGTAGCTTCTGCACCGGGAAAGGCCATTCTTTTTGGAGAGCATGCTGTTGTTTTTGGTAAACCAGCTATTGCTTTCGCAGTTGATAAAAGAGCCACCATAACCATAAAAAAAGGAAATATTAATAATACTAATATTGCTACTTTTGAATCCCCTATTTTAAATCTAAAAGCAGAACTTGACTTGATTGAGGGGAATATAAAGTTAATTAAAGGCCATTCGGGTATTGTTAAATATGTTCTTGAGGCTGTTTTAAAACTTCACGATGTATCTCCTATTGATATAATATTGGATATGGAAATGCCTATTGGTGCAGGACTAGGATCCTCAGCTGCAGTTACGGTGGCCACTCTAGCTGCTCTGGAAAATTATCATCAAAGAGATATTTTTGTTTCCAAAATTGCTAAAATGGCTCATGAAATTGAAATTAAAGTTCAAGGATCAGCTAGTCCTCTGGATACTACAATTAGTGCCTTTGGTGGCATAATTTATCTATCTGAAAATTCTGAAGTTATTTCTTTGAAATCAGATTTAGAAGATTACATAGTGATTGGTTATACTTCAAGTAGAGGCAACACCGGTGAAATGGTTGCTGGTGTAAAAAAAAGAAGAGATTCCAATCCAGAAATTATGGATCCCGTTATTGATTCTATAGGAAAGATTACCAATGAAGCAAAATCTTTACTTAACCTGAATCAATTAAGTAATGAGAAAATGGAAGCATTAGGGGAATTAATGAACATTAATCATGGCCTTCTTGATGCTATAGGAGTAAATACTCTTGAACTCTCAGATATGGTTTATATTGCTCGTAAAGCTGGAGCTATAGGATCCAAAATCACAGGAGCTGGTGGTGGGGGTAGTATGATTGCTTTGTGTAATGGCAATGGAAACCAGGTTCTTGCGGAACTTAGAAAAAAGGAAAATGCTATAAAAGCTGATTTTTCAAAAAAAGGCATAATAATCCATAAATAA
- a CDS encoding DNA-directed RNA polymerase subunit N: MIPIRCISCGKAVSAYFDEYQNRTAEGEDPKVVLDDLGLSRYCCRRMLIAHVETW, translated from the coding sequence ATGATCCCAATACGATGTATAAGCTGTGGTAAAGCAGTTTCAGCATATTTTGATGAATATCAAAATAGGACCGCCGAAGGTGAAGATCCTAAAGTGGTTTTAGATGATCTGGGACTTTCCAGATACTGTTGTAGAAGAATGTTAATTGCCCATGTTGAGACCTGGTAA
- a CDS encoding 30S ribosomal protein S9, with protein sequence MKKVVHTSGKRKTAIARGTFHEGKGRIRINKCPVELYDPELARQKIAEPITLAGDIINDVDIDVKVVGGGVMGQAEAARMVIAKGLVQWTNDMDLKEKFVQYDRTMLVGDPRRSEPKKYGGRGARARRQKSYR encoded by the coding sequence ATGAAGAAAGTTGTTCATACAAGTGGAAAAAGGAAAACTGCCATTGCTAGAGGCACATTCCACGAGGGAAAAGGAAGGATCCGGATAAATAAATGTCCTGTAGAACTCTACGATCCAGAACTTGCCCGACAGAAAATCGCTGAACCAATAACCTTAGCTGGTGATATCATCAATGATGTTGATATCGACGTTAAAGTTGTTGGTGGGGGAGTTATGGGCCAAGCTGAAGCAGCCCGTATGGTTATTGCTAAAGGCCTGGTCCAGTGGACCAATGATATGGATCTCAAAGAAAAGTTCGTCCAGTACGACAGAACTATGCTCGTAGGAGACCCTAGACGTTCCGAACCTAAAAAGTATGGTGGAAGAGGCGCTCGAGCACGAAGACAGAAGAGTTATCGATAA
- a CDS encoding 30S ribosomal protein S4, with the protein MGHPRKARKKYDTPPHPWNAERIKEENKLATKYGLRNKKEIWKAETMVRRYRRDARYLLGLSTEHTEGEREQLLGHLIRFGMLGENAHLDNVLDLTVEDVLRRRLQTMVHQKGLSRTAKEARIFVVHGHIALNGKKIDSPSYMVKRGEEDNIGYYASSPVAKQFQTKQENKPAEEKNN; encoded by the coding sequence ATGGGACATCCACGAAAAGCAAGGAAAAAGTACGATACTCCTCCTCACCCATGGAATGCTGAAAGGATTAAGGAAGAAAATAAGCTGGCAACCAAATATGGCTTAAGAAATAAGAAAGAAATTTGGAAAGCCGAAACTATGGTGCGGAGATACAGAAGGGACGCTAGGTACTTACTGGGTCTTTCTACTGAACACACTGAAGGGGAAAGAGAACAGTTATTAGGACACTTAATCCGATTTGGAATGTTAGGAGAAAATGCTCACCTAGACAACGTTTTGGATCTGACTGTAGAAGATGTTCTTCGAAGAAGATTACAAACTATGGTTCACCAAAAAGGTCTATCTAGAACTGCTAAAGAGGCCAGAATCTTTGTTGTCCACGGACACATTGCCTTAAATGGTAAGAAGATTGATTCACCAAGTTATATGGTAAAAAGAGGCGAAGAAGATAATATAGGTTATTATGCTTCATCCCCAGTGGCCAAACAATTCCAAACCAAGCAAGAAAATAAACCTGCTGAGGAAAAAAATAATTAA
- the eno gene encoding phosphopyruvate hydratase, which translates to MDSVIEDVRVRKILDSRGNPTLEVDVITWNGFGRAAAPSGASTGSREVVAFPEGGVDKIIGEVEDVISSELIGMDAEDLQDIDMVLKEIDGTENLSSIGGNTTVAVSMAVAKAAAASYNMPLYKFLGGNMKTEIPYPLGNMINGGAHAGKHAPDIQEFLIVPVGASNITEAVFANSNVHKRLKELIQAKDKSFTGGKGDEGGWAPNISNDDALEMQAKACEEVGDEMGIKIRPSLDMAASEMWDASQEKYIYGQENIARDTGEQIEFVKEIIETYHMLYVEDPLDEADFTGFSELTAKIGDKCLICGDDLFVTNKNILQEGIDQKSGNSIIIKPNQIGTLTDAYETVKLAKENQYVPVVSHRSGETTDETIAHLAVAFSAPLIKTGALGGERIAKLNELIRIEEELSNPSMAILDK; encoded by the coding sequence GTGGATAGCGTTATTGAAGACGTCCGTGTACGTAAAATTTTAGATAGTAGAGGAAACCCTACTCTAGAAGTGGATGTCATAACATGGAATGGTTTTGGCCGTGCCGCTGCACCCAGCGGTGCCAGTACTGGTTCCAGAGAAGTTGTGGCTTTCCCTGAAGGTGGGGTAGACAAAATAATCGGTGAAGTAGAAGATGTAATATCTTCTGAATTGATTGGAATGGATGCTGAAGACCTGCAAGATATAGATATGGTCTTAAAAGAGATTGATGGAACTGAAAATCTTTCCTCAATTGGTGGTAATACCACGGTTGCTGTTTCCATGGCAGTGGCCAAGGCAGCTGCTGCATCATATAATATGCCCCTATACAAGTTTTTAGGTGGCAATATGAAAACTGAAATTCCTTATCCTTTAGGTAATATGATTAATGGAGGAGCACATGCTGGTAAACACGCTCCGGATATTCAGGAATTTTTAATCGTTCCTGTAGGTGCCAGTAATATTACTGAAGCAGTTTTTGCAAATTCTAATGTTCACAAAAGATTAAAAGAGCTTATTCAAGCCAAAGATAAATCTTTCACTGGTGGAAAAGGTGATGAAGGTGGATGGGCCCCTAATATTTCAAACGACGATGCTTTAGAAATGCAGGCTAAAGCCTGTGAAGAAGTCGGAGATGAAATGGGCATAAAAATCAGGCCTTCTCTGGATATGGCTGCTAGTGAAATGTGGGATGCTTCTCAGGAAAAATATATCTATGGCCAAGAGAACATTGCTCGAGATACTGGAGAGCAAATTGAATTTGTAAAAGAAATTATTGAAACTTACCATATGTTATATGTGGAAGATCCACTGGATGAAGCTGACTTTACTGGATTCTCAGAATTGACAGCTAAAATAGGAGATAAATGCCTGATTTGTGGTGATGACCTTTTTGTAACTAACAAGAATATATTACAGGAAGGAATCGATCAGAAGTCTGGAAATTCTATTATCATTAAACCTAACCAGATTGGAACTCTCACTGACGCTTATGAAACTGTGAAATTAGCTAAAGAGAATCAATACGTTCCTGTAGTATCGCACCGTTCTGGTGAAACTACTGATGAAACTATTGCTCATCTAGCTGTTGCTTTCTCAGCTCCTTTAATAAAAACAGGAGCTTTAGGTGGAGAAAGAATAGCTAAACTAAATGAACTTATACGTATTGAAGAAGAGCTTTCCAATCCTTCAATGGCCATTTTGGATAAATAA
- the rpsB gene encoding 30S ribosomal protein S2: MSELLIPLDKYLAAGLHIGTQQKTGDMERYIYRVRSDGLYVLDVRKTNDRIIEASKFLAKYDVDDILVVSTRQYGQAPVKKFGQVTSAKTIPGRFIPGTLTNPNYAKFIEPKVLVVTDPRSDSQAIIEAKQIGIPVVGLCDTENLLGNVDFALPVNNKGRKAIALVYWLLARQLLRQKGIIKEDEDLDIPATEFELKI, encoded by the coding sequence TTGTCAGAACTATTAATCCCACTGGACAAGTACTTAGCAGCAGGTTTACACATTGGAACTCAACAGAAAACTGGAGATATGGAAAGATACATCTATCGAGTAAGATCTGATGGTTTGTATGTTTTGGATGTTCGCAAAACCAATGATAGAATCATTGAAGCATCAAAATTCTTAGCCAAGTATGATGTTGACGATATATTAGTTGTATCTACCCGACAATACGGACAAGCTCCTGTAAAAAAATTCGGGCAAGTTACCAGTGCTAAAACTATACCTGGACGTTTCATACCTGGAACTTTAACCAATCCTAATTATGCTAAATTTATAGAACCAAAAGTACTGGTTGTAACTGATCCTAGATCTGACTCTCAGGCCATTATTGAAGCTAAACAAATAGGAATTCCTGTTGTTGGTCTTTGTGATACTGAGAACTTACTAGGTAATGTTGACTTTGCTCTTCCTGTTAACAACAAAGGTAGAAAGGCCATTGCTCTTGTTTACTGGTTACTGGCCAGACAATTACTAAGGCAAAAAGGCATAATTAAAGAAGATGAAGACTTAGATATTCCAGCTACTGAATTTGAGCTGAAAATCTAA
- a CDS encoding 50S ribosomal protein L13 — protein MIIDGDGHILGRLASVVSKKLLDGENVVVLNAEKIIITGSTDWAYARYKQRLDRASISNPRKMGPKYPRRPDDIFRRTVRGMIPYRKTSGRAAYKNLKAFVGVPREFLEVEASKVPEAQARDIKKNTDLGEISKLLGAKF, from the coding sequence ATGATTATCGATGGAGACGGACACATCTTGGGAAGACTTGCCAGTGTGGTAAGTAAAAAACTTCTCGATGGAGAAAATGTGGTAGTTCTCAATGCAGAGAAGATAATTATCACTGGATCAACGGATTGGGCTTACGCTAGATACAAACAAAGACTCGACAGGGCTAGTATCTCTAACCCTAGGAAAATGGGTCCTAAATATCCTAGAAGACCAGATGATATATTCAGAAGAACTGTAAGAGGAATGATACCTTACCGGAAAACTTCAGGTAGAGCAGCTTACAAAAACCTTAAGGCTTTTGTTGGTGTTCCTCGTGAATTTTTGGAAGTAGAAGCTTCTAAAGTTCCTGAAGCTCAAGCAAGGGATATTAAGAAAAATACAGATCTTGGAGAAATTTCTAAGCTTTTAGGAGCTAAATTTTAA
- a CDS encoding RNA-guided pseudouridylation complex pseudouridine synthase subunit Cbf5, which produces MLDQRLLRLSLKVIQMENFLIKAESETNPDYGCWPESRPIEDHLRKGIINLDKPSGPTSHEIDSWVRIILNAQKTGHGGTLDPKVTGILPIGINNATRVIQLLLAAGKEYVCLIRLHREIDEEQIREIFDEFQGKIFQTPPLKSAVKRELRVRTVYYADILEIDGQDVLFKIGCEAGTYIRKYCHDIGEALGIGAHMAELRRTRAGSFVEDETLTTLHDLTDAYHYWKEDNDESLIRKCILPMEKAADHLPKVIIRDSAVDAICHGAKLASGGILSLNADIKKGTTVAIQTLKGELVASGESLETAEEIIESDTGIMIDVKKVFMEPETYPRLWK; this is translated from the coding sequence ATGCTAGATCAACGCCTCTTAAGGTTATCTCTTAAGGTTATTCAAATGGAAAATTTTCTTATAAAGGCCGAAAGTGAAACTAATCCTGATTATGGATGCTGGCCTGAATCTCGTCCCATAGAAGATCATTTGCGAAAAGGAATTATCAACCTGGACAAACCGTCTGGACCTACTTCTCATGAAATTGATTCATGGGTACGCATAATTCTTAATGCTCAAAAGACTGGACATGGTGGGACTTTAGATCCTAAGGTTACAGGTATTCTACCTATTGGGATAAATAATGCGACTAGAGTAATACAATTATTACTGGCGGCTGGAAAAGAGTATGTCTGTCTAATTCGACTTCACAGGGAGATTGATGAGGAGCAAATTAGAGAGATATTTGATGAATTCCAAGGTAAAATTTTCCAAACTCCTCCCTTAAAATCTGCGGTTAAGCGAGAATTAAGGGTTAGAACTGTTTATTATGCAGATATTCTTGAAATTGATGGTCAAGATGTTCTTTTTAAGATTGGATGTGAGGCTGGAACTTACATACGTAAATACTGTCACGATATTGGTGAAGCCCTAGGAATAGGCGCCCACATGGCAGAATTGAGAAGAACTAGAGCTGGATCTTTTGTTGAGGATGAAACACTCACCACATTACATGATCTTACTGATGCTTATCATTACTGGAAAGAAGATAATGATGAATCTTTAATTAGAAAATGTATTTTGCCTATGGAAAAAGCAGCGGATCATCTTCCTAAGGTTATTATTCGAGATTCAGCGGTTGATGCTATTTGTCACGGAGCTAAATTAGCTTCTGGCGGTATTTTGAGTCTTAATGCAGATATAAAAAAAGGAACTACTGTAGCAATTCAAACTCTTAAAGGAGAACTCGTAGCTTCAGGAGAAAGTTTAGAAACTGCAGAGGAAATAATAGAATCTGATACAGGCATAATGATTGATGTAAAAAAGGTTTTTATGGAACCTGAAACATATCCTAGACTATGGAAATGA
- a CDS encoding 30S ribosomal protein S13 has protein sequence MEDDFNHMVRIARRDVNGNKTIENALTGIKGVGNALSRAISIAMGFDLDQKMGYLSDEDVLKIEEALKDPQKYDVPEWMLNRRKDYVTGETKHLIESDLVMILRDDLNRMKKTRSYKGRRHEVGLPVRGQRTKSTFRKGSSVGVRRRRGRQ, from the coding sequence ATGGAAGATGATTTTAATCATATGGTTCGTATTGCCCGAAGAGATGTAAACGGTAATAAAACCATAGAAAACGCTTTAACTGGTATTAAAGGTGTTGGGAATGCATTATCCCGAGCAATCAGTATTGCAATGGGCTTTGACCTTGATCAAAAAATGGGATATCTTTCTGATGAAGATGTTTTAAAAATTGAGGAAGCACTAAAAGACCCTCAAAAATATGATGTCCCTGAATGGATGTTAAACCGCCGTAAAGATTACGTAACTGGTGAAACTAAACATTTAATTGAATCTGATCTTGTAATGATTCTTCGAGATGACTTAAACAGAATGAAGAAAACTCGAAGTTACAAAGGAAGAAGACACGAAGTTGGTTTACCAGTCAGAGGACAAAGGACCAAATCTACATTCAGAAAAGGTTCATCTGTTGGTGTAAGAAGAAGGAGAGGAAGGCAATAG
- a CDS encoding 30S ribosomal protein S11, translating to MAEKEKWGIANIYSSFNNTIITITDVTGAETITQWSGGKVVRADRQESSPFAAMEAATRAADDAKEKGIVGLHIKVRAPGGNGPRTPGPGAQATIRALARAGIRIGKIEDVTPIPHDGTGRPGGKRGRRV from the coding sequence ATGGCTGAAAAAGAAAAATGGGGTATTGCTAATATTTACTCATCATTTAACAATACAATAATAACCATTACTGATGTTACTGGAGCCGAGACCATTACTCAATGGTCTGGTGGAAAAGTTGTAAGAGCTGACAGACAGGAATCATCTCCTTTCGCTGCTATGGAAGCTGCCACAAGAGCTGCTGACGATGCTAAAGAAAAAGGAATTGTAGGACTGCACATTAAAGTACGTGCTCCAGGCGGAAACGGTCCTCGAACTCCAGGTCCTGGTGCTCAAGCTACAATAAGGGCTTTAGCCAGAGCAGGAATACGAATAGGTAAAATTGAAGATGTAACTCCCATACCTCACGATGGTACCGGAAGGCCTGGAGGTAAGAGAGGAAGAAGGGTCTAA
- a CDS encoding DNA-directed RNA polymerase subunit D, protein MVPEGLEVREEEGSNMEIEVKKKNENELVFTINGADLSFVNAIRRVCMMEVPKMAIDDVHIIKNDSAMFDEVLAHRLGLTPLVSDSESIEGLVLPEECDCEDYCSKCSVSLVLKKKGPGVVYSKDLSSEDSRIKPVYDTIPLLKLKDDDEVELEATARLGIGMEHAKWEPTTACAYKFYPQITIGEGCEGCQKCADVCPRGVLEFDEKAKEVKVVDLENCSMCKSCFRACEARRINIGFDDQKFIFTIETDGSTPPEEVLIKACDVLSEKADKIINIL, encoded by the coding sequence ATGGTACCGGAAGGCCTGGAGGTAAGAGAGGAAGAAGGGTCTAATATGGAGATTGAAGTCAAAAAGAAGAATGAGAATGAACTCGTTTTCACGATCAACGGTGCGGATTTGTCTTTTGTCAATGCCATTCGTAGAGTGTGCATGATGGAAGTTCCTAAAATGGCAATTGACGACGTACACATTATTAAAAATGACTCCGCCATGTTCGACGAGGTTCTAGCCCATAGATTAGGATTAACACCTTTGGTGTCTGATTCTGAATCTATTGAAGGTCTGGTATTACCTGAAGAATGTGACTGTGAGGATTACTGCTCTAAGTGCAGTGTTTCTCTGGTTCTAAAGAAAAAAGGACCTGGAGTTGTTTATTCCAAAGACTTATCTTCAGAAGACTCAAGAATAAAACCAGTTTATGATACTATACCTCTTCTGAAACTCAAAGACGACGATGAAGTTGAATTAGAAGCAACTGCCCGATTAGGGATTGGAATGGAACATGCTAAGTGGGAACCAACCACTGCTTGTGCCTATAAATTCTATCCTCAAATAACTATTGGTGAAGGTTGCGAGGGATGTCAAAAATGTGCCGATGTCTGCCCTAGAGGAGTTCTTGAATTCGATGAAAAGGCTAAAGAAGTCAAAGTAGTTGATTTAGAGAACTGTTCCATGTGTAAGAGTTGTTTCCGAGCATGTGAAGCTCGAAGAATAAATATCGGTTTTGATGACCAGAAATTCATTTTCACGATCGAAACTGACGGTTCAACACCTCCGGAAGAGGTTTTAATCAAAGCTTGTGACGTTTTATCAGAAAAAGCGGACAAGATTATTAACATTTTGTGA
- a CDS encoding 50S ribosomal protein L14e: MPAIEVGRVCIKTAGREAGEKCVVVEIVDEKFVEVVGVSVKNRRCNIQHLEPVDQVLEIKSEDPEEIKKELEALE, from the coding sequence ATGCCAGCAATAGAAGTAGGAAGAGTATGTATTAAAACAGCAGGCAGAGAAGCCGGCGAAAAATGTGTAGTTGTAGAAATAGTTGATGAAAAATTCGTAGAAGTTGTAGGAGTTTCTGTAAAAAACCGCAGATGCAACATACAACACTTGGAACCGGTAGACCAAGTATTAGAAATTAAATCAGAAGATCCTGAAGAGATCAAAAAAGAGCTAGAAGCTCTCGAATAA
- a CDS encoding EMC3/TMCO1 family protein, with product MVFEIIYGPLDAIFGPIIAMDPNPNNPIFTIFLISTLVAFVITLANKLLVDQDKLESIKKEMQEFQQEMREVQKSGDSKSMEKMQKQQMEMMGKQKDMMIMSFKPMLVTMLPILIVFYWMSQQPQISHTVVMLPQIAYYVLLVPLWHMFYKTAATTPVGAIEWLGWYILCSFAMSQLFRKLMGLKGGM from the coding sequence ATGGTGTTTGAAATAATTTATGGGCCGTTGGATGCGATTTTTGGACCAATCATTGCGATGGATCCTAATCCGAACAATCCTATATTCACAATTTTCTTGATTTCTACATTAGTAGCTTTTGTTATTACATTAGCTAATAAATTATTAGTGGATCAAGATAAATTAGAATCTATAAAAAAAGAAATGCAGGAATTCCAGCAGGAAATGAGGGAAGTTCAGAAATCTGGTGACTCTAAATCCATGGAAAAAATGCAAAAGCAACAGATGGAAATGATGGGAAAACAAAAAGACATGATGATCATGTCCTTTAAACCTATGCTAGTTACCATGTTACCGATTCTTATAGTGTTTTATTGGATGTCTCAACAGCCCCAAATTTCACATACTGTAGTAATGCTTCCTCAAATAGCATATTATGTGCTTTTAGTCCCTCTTTGGCATATGTTTTATAAAACAGCAGCCACTACTCCGGTGGGTGCCATTGAGTGGTTAGGATGGTATATTCTATGTTCATTTGCCATGTCCCAATTGTTCCGTAAGCTCATGGGCTTAAAAGGAGGAATGTAA
- a CDS encoding cytidylate kinase family protein, translated as MIITIGGLAGTGTTTAAKILSENLDIPFVSAGDIFRQMAAEKGMDVLEFSKLAEDDINIDTEIDHRQAKLAKKSKNLIVEGRLSAYFVDADLKVWMIAPFDVRSERISQRESKPVEVVKKEIQIREDSEALRYEEIHNIDINNLDVYDLILNTNSFQANSVAEIIAKVTKVI; from the coding sequence ATGATCATAACAATCGGTGGTTTAGCAGGCACTGGTACAACCACTGCTGCTAAAATACTGTCTGAAAATTTAGACATTCCTTTTGTCTCTGCAGGAGATATTTTCCGGCAGATGGCAGCTGAAAAGGGAATGGATGTATTGGAATTCAGTAAACTTGCCGAAGATGACATAAATATTGACACTGAAATTGATCATAGACAGGCTAAATTGGCTAAAAAGTCAAAAAATCTAATTGTTGAAGGAAGACTTTCTGCATACTTTGTGGATGCTGATTTAAAGGTATGGATGATAGCTCCTTTTGATGTGCGTTCTGAAAGAATTAGTCAAAGGGAATCCAAACCGGTTGAAGTCGTTAAGAAAGAAATTCAAATACGTGAAGATAGTGAAGCTCTAAGATATGAAGAGATTCATAATATTGACATTAACAATTTAGACGTGTATGATCTAATCTTGAATACTAATAGTTTTCAAGCTAATAGCGTCGCCGAGATAATAGCAAAAGTTACAAAGGTGATTTAA
- a CDS encoding 50S ribosomal protein L34e, with protein sequence MPANRFRSRSYKRTFKRTPGGKTVLRYKKKKPSKHVCGECGKLLHGVPRGRPYEIKKLAKTKKRPNRPYGGYLCSECSRKLFKTEARS encoded by the coding sequence ATGCCAGCAAATAGATTTAGATCCAGATCATACAAGAGGACCTTTAAAAGGACTCCTGGTGGAAAAACAGTTTTAAGATACAAAAAGAAAAAACCCAGCAAGCACGTTTGTGGTGAGTGTGGGAAATTACTCCATGGTGTCCCTCGAGGACGACCATATGAGATAAAAAAATTAGCTAAGACTAAAAAGCGACCTAACCGACCTTACGGTGGATATTTATGTTCTGAATGTTCCCGTAAACTCTTTAAAACAGAGGCAAGGTCCTAA
- a CDS encoding DNA-directed RNA polymerase subunit K, translating to MVSSKLTRFEKARIIGARALQLSMGAKPLVKVPDSLDPIDIATLELKKKVIPLDIRK from the coding sequence ATGGTATCAAGTAAATTAACCCGATTTGAAAAAGCTAGAATTATAGGCGCAAGAGCTCTTCAGCTTTCTATGGGAGCAAAACCTTTAGTTAAGGTACCTGACTCTCTGGATCCTATAGATATAGCTACTTTAGAACTTAAAAAGAAAGTTATCCCTTTAGATATAAGAAAATAA